One Peromyscus leucopus breed LL Stock chromosome 6, UCI_PerLeu_2.1, whole genome shotgun sequence genomic region harbors:
- the LOC114683129 gene encoding small proline-rich protein 3-like: MLGPGTTKIPEPDYTTMLGPGTTKIPEPDYTTMLGPGTTKIPEPDYTTMPGPGSTNNPEQDYTTMPGPGSTNNPEQDYTTILGPGTTKIPEPDYTTMLGPGTTKIPEPDYTTMPGPGSTNNPEQDYTTILGPGTTKIPEPDYTTMLGPGTTKTTEPDYTTMPGPCSTNLPGPACTMVPEPCSTNTPDSGCTMVSGPCSTNVPEPGYVNASEPNYTKVPDQGYTKVPGQGYSKVPEPCQSKATEVYPTNVTPELAQQKTKQK, translated from the coding sequence ATGCTGGGGCCAGGTACTACCAAAATCCCTGAGCCAGATTATACCACAATGCTGGGGCCAGGTACTACCAAAATCCCTGAGCCAGATTATACCACAATGCTGGGGCCAGGTACTACCAAAATCCCTGAGCCAGATTATACCACAATGCCTGGACCAGGCTCTACCAACAACCCTGAGCAGGATTATACCACAATGCCTGGACCAGGCTCTACCAACAACCCTGAGCAGGATTATACCACAATACTGGGGCCAGGTACTACCAAAATCCCTGAGCCAGATTATACCACAATGCTGGGGCCAGGTACTACCAAAATCCCTGAGCCAGATTATACCACAATGCCTGGACCAGGCTCTACCAACAACCCTGAGCAGGATTATACCACAATACTGGGGCCAGGTACTACCAAAATCCCTGAGCCAGATTATACCACAATGCTGGGGCCAGGTACTACCAAAACCACTGAGCCAGATTATACCACAATGCCTGGGCCATGCTCTACCAACCTCCCTGGGCCAGCTTGCACCATGGTTCCTGAGCCATGTTCCACCAATACCCCTGACTCGGGTTGTACCATGGTTTCTGGGCCATGCTCTACAAATGTCCCTGAACCTGGCTATGTGAATGCCTCAGAGCCCAACTATACCAAGGTCCCTGATCAGGGCTATACCAAGGTACCTGGTCAGGGATATTCTAAGGTACCAGAGCCATGCCAATCCAAGGCTACTGAGGTGTACCCCACAAATGTCACTCCAGAATTGGCTCAGCAGAAGACTAAGCAGAAGTAA